The genomic window tatattatcttttaaaattatcttgCAGCACCAAATGCAATCTTAAAATCTTGGTCCCTATCTTTAGCTCTGGAAGGGACCTGTGAACCAGAAGTTCATATTTCAGCTACTAACGTCACCCGGTGTCGCTTTGGCTCTGtgctttaatattttttaatatctaaaatatataatagCCAGTTATGTTGGTCACTTCCAAAATATTTTGCCATTGCACCAAATTGCGGCTATAATGTAAATAATCactgttattttatttatatttttctgtatttttttcataattcatTTTTTAATCAACTTGTCCTCCAACAAAACATTATCCTGTATGAAAAACaattctttattaaaataaagagTGACTTGGGAAAAAACATCATTATAATATGATATTGTTTGATATTTCCGTTATAATGTTATGACAATATGACTCTTATAACAGTCATTGTTTTAATAAGATAATAAAAAGGAGAAACAACAGTTGTTCGTCATGTAGTTGGTCAACAAGAGTTTTTAATAAGATCATAAAAAGGAGAAACAGCAGTGGTTGTTCGCCATGTACGTGGTCAACAAGAATTTTGAGGGTCCGTTGGAACGAAATTAcgtcattatttttttgattaaaacaATACATTGCGATGTGATTTTTATCCAATATtttgaatattaaaataaaaaaattacatcattATTGGAACTTCTCTTCCTTACTCCATGTTTCCACTATTTATCAGAGATCAAGAATAGTCGGTATTGTCCTATGCTAGTTTTAGATGGCAACAACTCGAATATGAATTGGATAATAGATCGGATATAGATTGGATAGATCATTGTGTATCCATCCCATCCTTATTTCGGGACGAAGCGGAACAATCATAATCAATATTTGTAGGAGGGGTGAGAAGAAGttagggcaaaaaaaaaaagacagtaaACCTTTCTGTACTTATGTTATTGCCACGTCGTATGATATTTGGTCTCACTAATTCTAGTAGCATAGATCATAATCAATCATGTATACCACAAAAATGTATGGAGATGTATTCCTAGCAAAAACTAAGTCATGGTCCTACCATGGCAACAGAGGAACGATCCTACATGGTGATGTTAGTGCCACGTTGTTGATGCAGCTGGGCCGTTGGAACTTCGTTGCCGCATATTGATCCACAAGGACTAATCTTTTGAACATAATATTTCTGCTGATTATTATAGCCTTGATGTACATACTTCATGTTTTGGTCTTGGCTTAACTCTTGAAGTTATTGGAAGAAGAAaggtaaaaatatatataatttgataGGAAATTAAGTTACTAAGGATGAAGTTGCCACAATATAGTTCAGTTTTTTTTGGGCAAAAACAGACAAAGAAAGTTCAATTGACTTGGATGGTTGTGCTGTTCGAGTgccttctttgtattacttgcaAGAGACCGCAGGTGTATGCATCAAACAACTGCCACAAAACAAAGCATGTCTGCATGACAAGGGAAGAACCAATACATGCTGAGACATACAAGTCCCACATCATCTCTCAAAAAATAAGTCCTTCATCACTCTCCCAACTGAAATAATATCCTATGGACATATTTGCTTCTTAGACTAAGTAACTAATATAATTTTGGTAAAGCCAATCCACAAGGACCTTATATGCTCTCTCAGTTGGATGGTAGCTATCCCAGAACACATATTGAGAAACATCTGTGCAGATGGTTGAGGTCAATCCATTACATAATACTGAAACCTCCAAATCTCCCGTACCACAACAGCCTTTTGTCGAAACCTCAAATCCTACAGAAAATTCCATGAGTCAGTTGACGTATATTTTACACTGTATGTCATCCACATTGGAGCATGCATAAAATTATACACAAGAATTTTTTAATGCGAAGAGGATATTGCAATGCCTATTGCTTACCATAGTTGTTAGGACGCTGAATCATGTCAAGTAAAATAGTATAGATGTCGATATAGACCACTTTTACTCGATGCTTGTCACCAAGCCTTCGGATCTCCTTGGTTAGCCCTGAATTGAAAAGTTCTGCCATTTGGTTATGACCAGGTGCACAATGTCTTAAAATCCCTCCGGATAGAGTCCTTTGTGATGGTACGCACCCTATTGGAGGGATACCCGCAACGCCAATCTTTCGTGCTCCAAGGTGGATGAGTTCCTAGCATTGGAAATAACAAGTAACAAatgttataataataataattgttaTTTCATTCTTGAATATTTTCAGGTCAACAAATTTCAATAAATATCTATTATAAAAACCTTTACATTGACCATAATAGTTTCACAAGAAAGTCACAATAATGGGATTATGGACTTATTGAAACTTAATATGATCCACTTCATTGTTAAATTATGGCGTGCATCTTAGGTTGGATTCAACCTAAAGCAGTCCAactcattctttggatagatgtcCGGTGAACTTGGATTAGGAttgcattcaaaatttcaaatccaaTCCCAAATTGGCTTTGGCTGGAGTTGGACTAACATACAACTCGAactcaaacctaatttaatcttCTTCTACCCAGTAAACAAATTAACCCATATTCATATTCAAaccattaatatatattatacgaCTATGTCTTTGAGCTATAATATTCATATTAAGAAAAATATCCAGAACTTTTCTTCAATATCAAATTATCTACACAATCctatctaatttatttaatccGATCCAACACAATATTATCTTAAACCAAGACTTGATGCATGAAGAGATCGGTTTAGAAAAAAATGACCAAAAATGAGGTTCAGCTGGATTAGAGCATACAGGTGTTGAGCTTGggtagactttaatgctcaaccTAACCCAACTATGGCCGTACATAAATTTTAATGAACCCAGCATTGTGAACGAGGTAGCGGGCAGAGCTCCTTAAATGATCACAAATCGCTTGGTACTTAGCTACACTACTCCCCAGCATGCACGGAACCAATGCGTGGTGGAACACAATTTAAAAGGGCACCAGCTAGCCCACTGCACGCGCAGCAGCCAGCAGGAAGGCAAGGCATCATAAGCCCCACCATGTGCTACTCCAACTACCCACATCAAAGTCCCTTAAATTCAATTTGACCATGGGTAGAGCCAAGTCTGGATCCAATGTGATACGTGTTTTGCACCACGAAGGGCTGGACATATATGTTTGGATTGACGGCTTATTGTTCATCTTGAAAAATCGACGGCTGTTGCCTAACATACTAGCGTGCCATGATAAATCGAAAGATGGACGGCAATTGTCCGATCCACTTCCGAGATGCATAGCCTACATGTGCAAAATATGTACCATAGAGCATCTCAACTCCATAGGGTGCATGCCAAGTGTCATCGACGCCGTACATGAGAGAATGATGGAGTGGATATGTTTGGATCCAACCATAGATCGacttgactttggaacataaccCTGGAGAGGTTTAGACTCCAAAAAGGTATAAGTTCCAAAATAAAGTCTAAGGTAGACAAGGCTGGAATTAGATATAAATGAACCAGCTGACAAGTTAGAAACTTTCGCATTTCACTAATTAAAATTTGACGTGCTTGGAACCCGATTCAAATATCTAAGCCAACTCATGACATGAGCAGCATGTACACCTGTTAGCTTCTCTCAACTCAGTCCAAATCTCGGAGGTGGCAGATTTCCAAAATAAAATACGGTAGTAGATTTCGCCGGATAGGAAGAAATCATTCTTGTTAATTTTGGAGAGCTGGAGGAAGTATgtgattttaataaaaatgacCGAAACCTTTCAGACAAATAAATACATTAATTTATCAAGACATACTGATCATAAACTAATGGCGTCTTCATCCTGATAATAATATCGTGAAAATTATAATCACAATTACCTTCTCTCACTTTGCATAAATCAGCCAACTTTATAAACCTTTtcaaattcttttctttttctgcacaaaatctcaagaaaataacaaaaaatatagAATTTCCTTTCATCATTGAGAGCCTTAAGttgcatattttatttttaaaataaaatgaatggGAACAAATATTAGTAAACTTTACCTGAAGAAAATTGGAAGCTGAGTGCAGCAGTAAATTGGAGTACGAAGAAATATCATAATGTGTCCTCCTAAAAGGTGTGGTAAAATACGTGTTGGCAATATCATCACTCCCCGCACACACCAGGTAGAGAGCCTTGGACAAAATCTCATCTGCTCTCTTCGCCCCTGCAATGGCTCTCACCTTCTCCTTGTATTCTTGGAACAGCTCTAACTGCTCCGCCATTGAAAGCACTGACTGAAATCAACCGtatttaaaaaaaacaaaaaacaaaaaaaaaaaaaacaagaagaagaagaacaaaattaACAAACATTGAGCTCTTTAGAAGAATATAGATATATCAATGTGTGTATACATATGAAAGGATATACAGCATAGTAGTTGAAAAATAAAATGTGGAAAAGGTTAATACCGCTACTCTGGATGTGAGGGGGTCAAATCCCGTCCCACCCGAAGCAAAGCTAACACCGGTGAGAAGGTCTTCTGGTCCCAAGGTGGTGCCAAGATAAGCCGGCAGCAGCTCCTTGACTCCAAGTTTAGAAGCTGaaaaagaaatcaaattaaagagGGTGCAGTGCATAGATGCgcgtttgttttttatttttattgtcaaCTTGGCTCAGCATTACACTGCGAGTCTTTTCAGTCATGTTTGGAGTCCACCATGATGATAAATGCCAATATTACCAGCTTGTCGTTAATGATTTGACATATGATGCTTCATAAGAAAATTTTATAGAAGGATGGAGCAAGATgtaagatttcttttttttttttgataaagaagaTGTTCTCGTGTTAATTAAGCTTAGCGGTAAATAAAAATGAGCACGTACATGGTTACAAACGTCTATAGCTCTACGTACCGATGAAATCAGTTGGTATCTTTCCATTGCTGAACCTTCCAGTGGGCTTGTGGCCAATGAAGTCCACGCCGTAGGGTGGGAAGTTGCACTTGACGACGGTCTTGATGGCATTGTTGTTTCCCGGGTCGACAATGGAGTCTCCAAACACAATCACAGCGGGCACCAAAGGGGTGGTTTGGTTGGTACTCTGGGATAGTGTTAGGAGAAGTTGGGAGAGATGGATAAGAATGGGCAGGGCCAAATGAGAAGCTCTTGAAGAGGTGAGCTGCATTTTTTCCCTTTTGTCTCTCCTGGATGCTGCACTTCCTGGGACTGCTTTGTTTGCTGAAGGGATTGGAGAGAACAGGCTTCCCATTTATGCTTGGATCAATGCAGTTGGGCCAAGCTTGCAACAGGGGTAATAAAAGAATGGGGAGAACTGATCGATCTGGATGGGGGTAATAGCCGTGGGTCCCAACATGTCCAATTCTTTCCGGGAGTTAATGCTTGAAACGATACGCGCCAGAACTTTTAACCAAGGGTTTTCATGGGGTGTGAGTCCATCATATACCAAACGGATCATTTGCGTTGCTAAGGTTGCTTCACAGTTTTTTTTGATTAGGAGAGTGGATATAATGTTGAAAATAAGGAGTATATATTCCAGTTGCGAGTAGAAAAATAgcttttcgcttgggttccgacccATTACAAGGTAAAATTTTGAGAGTAGAtggagagctttttttttttttccttctttctttttttaaattccAGCATACTTTGAAAGATGAATTCAATAATCTTTCGATTTGATGGCGCAAATAAGAAACACTATGTTACAGAGATATACCCGAGCACGACTAGATTAATATTTTGTGATGGTTAAGAGTTTCGTTGTAGAGTCGAACGAGAAGATTTTGCACCATGCTTACAAATTCAAAGATGCGCACTGCAGATAGAAAATAACAACTATTGGTTAAATACTACctccgaagaaaaaaaaaaaaagaagaaaagagaagaactatTGGTTAAACAGTTACATGTATACACGTGTGTATACCAAtaccatacatacatatgtatgtatgtatgtagagtAGCTACTATGTGGATATTCACGCAAAAGGCCAAATAAGATTCTTGATTGGCTGTTGGATTGTTGTActatttttaaactatttaatataaaaaaaatcacataatttaaaaatttctaaTCCATTCATCTAGTAGATATGTATTGTTTACATTATTTGCCTATTTTTGATCGCTAAATGTATGGACTtacaaaaattaagaattttcaaatcatataattttttaataataagtaGTTTGAAAATAATAAACATCCAATAGCTTGGATTATCATACCGGGCTCCCAATCATCCGTTCAAATTGCTTTAAATATTTGGATTGTTATGTAGATACTCACATATTAACCCTACTCATATATGTAcatttgtgtgtgtgtgcgcacgcGCATATCATACCATATAATTTTTGTCAACATAAAATCATAATTGCTGATTTTTATTAAGTTAACATTAGCCATTgaagctaaaaaaaaaatatcttaatttaATATGAATATTGATTTATTCAATTTAATATTGATTTTACTTATTTAGAAATATAGTCACCGAATTTAATATGGATTCTACTTTTTCCAATTTAATATGTATTCTACTGATTATTAATctaataaagaaagattagaatCTCTAAATtcccatacaaaaaaaatattggtcaagaaaaaaaaattggtgaTCTAacacacatatataatttaaCTAATAAACTCATATCTTTGTGAATATCACATGGTTCACGGCttccaatatttatttttttaaaaaaaacatgcCGTAGATCTCCCACGTAATAGGTTCCGGTAGTTTGGATACGTTGGATTAGTCTCCGTATATCTCTGTCTTCCCTTCTGATCCGTTTGATTCTCTATTCTTCCCCCTCCCCTCCACACCCCCCGCCCCCTCCCCCCCCGGAAGAAACAACTCAAACATTGTCTTATCTTCTCAACAAATgacccctcctttttctcaaatacCAGAAAAGGAAACCTTCATGTTTGGGCTCCAGCGAAAGGCTCGCTTAAATTTAGCTTTCGTTTGTTTTCATGCTTTCTTTTGATTCACGgttgttttctatttttatgtAATATAAACTAGCACTCAACCCACATGTTatgaaaatttaattaataaaaatattaatattttatattaaaaattattttcatcaattaATCCACGATGAGATCAAAAAAATCTCTGAGAGTTCTTCTTTCTAAAGATAGCCTCTCAAATTAGTGAAAATttctatatttgataaatatcCGACATCCAACATTTCCATGTAATACTGAACAGAATCCTCCAATCTTTCCCTTTGCACAAGCCCTGAATCAGAATCACGTAGCTAAAAGCATTCGATATATCTTTTTTTTGCATCTTTTCTGAAAATCTTTTTTGCATCATCAAACTTTGCTGTTTTGCAGAAACCTTTCATAACCATCGTGCAAATCACAATCtcagaaattattttcttctcacaTATTAACCCAAATAGCTTCATTGCTTCTTGAACCAATCTATCTTTGCAGAGTCCATCAAGCACGACAACTACATTAGGGATGAGCCacatcttcttcatttttttaataATGTCATCGGCATCTTCTGATAGAAACTCGGATACCATGGAGTCAAGTCCAGATGATTGTTTCATTTGCTTCTGAGAAATCTCCTCTGCCTTTCCACCATGGTCAGCATCATCAAGATTCAATTTTTTGATGAGGGTAGATAGAGAACACAAGCTTCGGAGGCCGCATTGGCGGTAGGATAGGAGGAAGGCAAAGAATTCTGACTTTTGACGACTGCGACTCTACctgcttcttattttttctcttttttagaataaaactgaattataataatttaaaatattttttatttttttatcatactatatatatttatattttttatttaaaaaataaaaaaataaaacttgatacaTGACATTGCAGGTAATTATTCTATAATCTTGCATATCAATACGGAATATCATGCCTAATATCCATGTATccctttactattattatatagatttttttatcatatcatttatattttttatttatttaaaaaatataaaaaataaaaaaataaaacttgatatgtGGCATTGCGAAAAATTACCTTATAATTTTATGTGTCAACATGGAATGCTACTCCTAATACCTGTAtatcgctttactattattacatatatagatatagatagataataatttaaaatatcttttatttttttatcatactatttgtattttttttatttaaaaatataaaaataaaaaaataaaacttgatacgTGACACTAcaggagattatcctataatctattGTGTTAATATAGAATGCCACCCCTAATATCTGtatatcattttattattattatatagatatagatggtaataatgataatattttacattaaaaattattcttatcagTTAATTCTATGATAAGATTCAAAGGGTTTCTAAAAGTTCTTCTTTTCAAAGATGACCTTCCAAACTAATTTTCTCCATCTTTTCCACCATGTTCGGCATCACcaagatttaatttaaaaaaaaaaataaataaaaaatacaagCTTCGGAGGCAACGTTGGCGACGGGATAGGAGAAGGACAAAGAGTTCTAATTTTTGACGGCCGCAACTCTATCTACTTCTTATTTTGTTCTCCTTTTTAGAATAAAActgagttataataatttaaaatattttttatttttttatcatactatttatatttatattttttatttaaaaaatataaaaaataaaaaaataaaatttgacacgTGGTGTTGcaaaagattatcctataatctttcATATCGATACAGAATGCTATCCCTATTATCCGTAtatcgctttactattattatataaattatatattttatttaatttttaataaattatttttattttgatttttcaaattattatgatttttttttcccgAAAGGAAATTAAAAGCATTATATATGCCAACACTAAGCAGTCCTACTCCATGCCATGTAGATACCATAACTTATTTTTTGGGGTTATTGTTGTAACATCGCTATCTTAAGAAACTTGGTGAtgtaattttgatatattttataaatcataTCCAACGagttagaatttattttacaataTTTACTTTAAAATTTGTCAGCGTATTTGCGGGTATGTCCGTGACTTTGACTTCGTCGTTGCTCGGCCTCTCGTGCAATTAATTTATCCACTGCTTGTCTATGGAGCCTAGTTATTGCTTTTGCCGACAACTTTCTATCTTAATCATGCAAATTCTACTTTGTgtgtttttccttttcctttcatttttcatCTACTTAATAAATCGAAGCATATGGTCGGCTAGCCCATGATAGGACTCTAAAGCCTCCCTctcttctatcaaaaaaaaaaaaaaacctccctCTCACCACTTCATTGAAGGACATATCTTGTCGAGGACTCCCATGCCCACCCACAGCTATTTACGTGTAAGATTTCATTCGGACACTGAAAAGTCTGCACTATGCTAAACTTAGGGGGGTTATATGGGTGGCAATGGCCTCTCATGAGGCGAGACATCCATACATGGAGCTGGGGAAAAAAGAGGTGCAATAAGCTCTTTTTATAGCTTTGGATTTCGCCTGCCTTTCACATGCATCCCACATGCCCATTGCTGGTGAGTTTAATCCATAAGTGACATTTAATGAGCATTTGGTCTTCCCTCAAAAGAAAGCTACTATGTTCTTGCCCATTGTAGCACCTAATGGCCCTAGTCTTAGCTGCTTCATGGAGCTGGGGAAAAAAGGGGTGCAATAAGCTCTTTTTATAGCCTTGGATTTCGCCTTACCTTTCACATGCATCCCACATGCCCATTGCTGGTGAGTTTAATCCATAAGTGACATTTAATGAGCATTTGATCTTCCCTCAAAAGAAAGCTACTATGTTCTTGCCCATTGTATTGTAGCACCCAATGGCCCTAGTCTTGGCTGCCTCATGGAGCTGGGAAAAAAAGGATGCAATAAGCTCTTTTTATAGCTTTGGATTTCGCCTTGCCTTTGACATGCATCCCACATGCCCATTGCTGGTGAGTTTAATCCATAAGTGACATTTAATGAGCATTTGGTCTTCGCTCAAAAGAAAGCTACTATGTTCTTGCCCATTATAGCACCTAATGGCCCTAGTCTTGGCTGCGTTGTGAGATTCTAGCAGAGATTGCTAGCTGCCTCTCTTTAAGTGATGTATCTTCTGGATTCTTGAGAGGATTCGGGTATAAATTTGAGGGCACCCCACTACAGGACATCTACTTAATTGATCGAACTAATAATTCTCATCCTTCTTCCGCCAATCATCTCAACGCAATAGTAATAGTCTGGTGAACCCCCAACCTATTGTAATTTTCAAAAACTAGAGATAGCAATTAGATTAGATTGGACTGCATTCGGATCAAATCAATACCaatcagattaaaaaatcatcaactcaaatatgatatatttattaaataaattaaaaatttatatctaaatctGACATGTTTATTAAACAGACAATTCGATATGatccatttaatttatttattgaacatatcaaattaaattaaatagattaaacagattaaatatatTAGATAGATCggattaaataaattagaaacagattaaataaattttaaataaattaaatatatcttaaataaattaaaaatattaaataagttaaacagattATTTGATTCaatctgatctaaatattaaatgagttaaataaatcaaatatctaaaatctaaatccGACTAAAATATTAAATGAATTAAACGGATCAATCTATttatgatttaaatctatttaatttaaatttaaatctatttatgataGATCGAACATGAATCAACTGATCGGATCATATTCTGTCTGTCCCATCAAAAACTCACTGTTAGCTCAGCCTTAGAAAGATCGGTTCATAGCCGTGTGTCTCTACTGGTTGATGCAACCAGCAACGGGCATTGGATGGATTATTGGGATTGAATCCATGATCAGAAGTTTAACATATAGGAATGCAAAGCAGAAACATTCTTTCGATGGTGATCCAATTGTGCCTTTGCGAGATAAGCTTGAGAAAAATAAGTCTTTTTATGAAGAGAGATGGCTGGTCCTTTGCGGGACGCACCACAAAAGATGATATAAGTAAGAAGCACATAAATAACTAAACAAGGGTGGTTGGATCCATACTCTAGGAAGCACCTCATTGAATGCAGCCCATTGTCCTTTACACGTGTGCATGAGTGAATGCATGCATGTGCCCTACTGTGCGTGAGAGGGAGAGGTGCGTACTATCAGAAGGTAAATACCACTCCTCCCATCTGATACAACTAAGGATGTGTTTGGttacattttttaatttttaatttttaatttttaaaaattattttttatttttttaattttttattattaaataaaaattaaaaaatatatatttaatgacTACATTActataaagtaaaaaataatatttaaaaatgacAGATGAAAAGCTCGATAAAAGAGAAGAGttcgagaagagagaaaaaatatttaaaaaaaataaaaaaattcaaccaGAGAAAAAGATTCAAATTCCTTACTTTTTGATTTGACGTTTTagatgtgaaaaaataaaaaaaataaaaaaataaattttaaaaaataaaaaatttttactttacatataaaataattattttaattttgattttttattttttatgatattactaaacattattttttattttttaaaaattaaaaaataaaaaaaatatatttttttttaatggctaatggctaaccaaacgcaccctaaaTTGTTGCGCCAGGGGTGGTGTTGGTTGGGTTATATTAAtactagtttttattttttaatcctaGGCAGAGCAAAATGCATAGATTTCATGTAGTTGTATACCAATGACTAAATCTGGTCATGGATCGCCGAGCCAGAATGCTAGGTGGCTGTGAATCTTGTGTCCAATCAAATTTCAGAGTATATTCAGGCTtgatttaaaaatatgaatttccgCATACTATATCTCAGAAAGATACAGTTTAACAATCTATATGATAATCCGCAGATCATTTTTGTTAGCCTTAAAACAGTTTTTTGAGGGAGCCTGAGTGCTGAGTTATTTTCGACAATCTATAGATGACGATTGCATTGCATATTACCTATATCTAACTGAATGGGATCATCGAAAACTATTCAACTGAATCTAAGCTTCTTATGCTTACCATTTTTTCCCCCTAATTTTTGAGAATAGTTGTGAAAGCGCCACTTTTTCAGAGTTGGACACCTGGTGGACCGAAGTCATTTATACCTCTCATGCTCGAACGTGAAACATCAAGAAAGATCTCCTGTGACAGCAAAAAAGAGAACAGAGCAACTGTTTAAAATTCTAGTCTCGCATTCACATCAATCAACACGATATTGCatatcataaattttaaaatagatatTCATAATGACTGATGTAATTTCACATAATGAATGCAGTCAGAAAATCACCTGGCACAGCTGCTACTTATGCTTGCCATGTTTCCCAAGAGGATGGTCCTGCCATGATCAAATTCTGTCTTTAGTATGCAACATTATAGCTCTAATGAAATTTTACCTGCAATTCCTCccaatttttatattttctttttctagaaaaaaaaaaacctctagTTTTCTGTATCAATCGCATACAGGAAGACAAATGCTACTTTCTGGAGCAAAAAGAATCAATGCTATTCCTTGATTATGAGAAATCAATTTCCATATCATTTCTATGGTCACCAGAAAAGGAACATATACAATAATCTAAAGTTTCTAGTCTTGCCCCTGCTTCATCTGAAACTACCTATATACAAATATCATGGTCGTTCATAAAATTCATGGATAC from Elaeis guineensis isolate ETL-2024a chromosome 4, EG11, whole genome shotgun sequence includes these protein-coding regions:
- the LOC105044030 gene encoding GDSL esterase/lipase EXL3, translated to MGSLFSPIPSANKAVPGSAASRRDKREKMQLTSSRASHLALPILIHLSQLLLTLSQSTNQTTPLVPAVIVFGDSIVDPGNNNAIKTVVKCNFPPYGVDFIGHKPTGRFSNGKIPTDFIASKLGVKELLPAYLGTTLGPEDLLTGVSFASGGTGFDPLTSRVASVLSMAEQLELFQEYKEKVRAIAGAKRADEILSKALYLVCAGSDDIANTYFTTPFRRTHYDISSYSNLLLHSASNFLQELIHLGARKIGVAGIPPIGCVPSQRTLSGGILRHCAPGHNQMAELFNSGLTKEIRRLGDKHRVKVVYIDIYTILLDMIQRPNNYGFEVSTKGCCGTGDLEVSVLCNGLTSTICTDVSQYVFWDSYHPTERAYKVLVDWLYQNYISYLV